The Hyphomicrobium sp. MC1 genome window below encodes:
- a CDS encoding DUF262 domain-containing protein, translating to MYPTASLTISELFFGPYLLNIPLFQRPYSWGREQAEQLLDDLMEAAGVCSGGEADQTYFLGAVVLMDAPGAETSKLNPKMTPREFGVIDGQQRLVTLMTLLAVLRDLETDTRRPVGKRVHNMLIAQLGTRFFRTERFRMHLSTRERAVFEDHILLPGSSVQPTYLAAPSLPEATLLEVRDRFKAVLSEMTNTARRTLADFIADSCYIVVIVGNDIDRSHQMFVVLNERGKKLQRNDILKSDILARMSTSDAKWAVGMWDDMSLALGEGFEPFFGHLRTIYGHGRLQIVSGVRQVIRDSGGSEAFFKDVFLPLAKAYVLVRSNGEDVLPHSMQRTLIYLNRLPEADWAPAAIVALKDWKYDPHRAAFLLDEIERLAMLTRLLCAGSGKRVRRFAELIKVMRSGVPIDASHPVLQMSRDEVRGVAFHLKDFHKRNPKVCKLLLMRLGDELAGEMDVVDPDLYTIEHVLPQRPAASSPWRQKFASSEERAQLVESLGNLVLITQQENDRARNASWEDKKQIYAKASSRVPLLAITRDVLGETEWCKEQIEARELRLIELIDKLWRIDLLGQRPGVRPPPLKPVDVEEPTEPLRHLA from the coding sequence GTGTATCCAACGGCGTCGCTAACAATTTCGGAACTGTTCTTCGGACCCTATCTGTTGAACATTCCGCTGTTCCAACGGCCGTACTCGTGGGGACGAGAACAGGCCGAGCAGCTTCTCGACGATCTGATGGAGGCTGCTGGCGTCTGCTCGGGCGGCGAGGCGGATCAGACGTACTTTCTCGGTGCCGTCGTGCTTATGGACGCTCCGGGAGCGGAGACTTCGAAGCTCAACCCGAAGATGACGCCTCGCGAGTTCGGGGTGATCGACGGACAGCAGCGGCTCGTTACGCTGATGACGCTGCTTGCCGTTTTGCGCGATCTTGAAACCGATACGCGCAGGCCGGTCGGCAAGCGCGTGCACAATATGCTCATTGCGCAACTTGGCACGCGCTTCTTTCGTACCGAACGGTTCCGAATGCATCTTTCGACGCGCGAGCGCGCCGTGTTCGAAGATCATATTCTGCTGCCGGGAAGTTCGGTGCAGCCGACCTATCTCGCCGCGCCGTCCTTGCCGGAAGCGACGCTGCTCGAAGTGCGCGACCGCTTCAAGGCCGTTTTGTCCGAGATGACCAATACGGCACGGCGGACACTTGCCGATTTCATCGCGGACAGTTGTTATATCGTCGTGATCGTCGGCAACGACATCGACCGGTCGCATCAGATGTTCGTGGTGTTGAACGAGCGCGGGAAGAAGCTGCAGCGCAACGACATCCTGAAGTCCGACATTCTGGCGCGCATGTCGACGAGCGATGCGAAGTGGGCCGTCGGGATGTGGGACGATATGAGCCTGGCCCTCGGCGAAGGATTCGAGCCGTTCTTCGGTCATTTGCGCACGATTTACGGCCATGGCCGTCTGCAAATCGTCTCGGGCGTGCGGCAAGTCATTCGCGACAGCGGCGGATCGGAAGCGTTCTTCAAGGATGTGTTCCTGCCGCTTGCGAAAGCGTATGTGCTGGTCAGGAGTAACGGCGAAGACGTGCTGCCGCACAGCATGCAGCGGACACTCATCTATCTCAATCGGCTGCCGGAAGCCGACTGGGCGCCTGCGGCTATCGTCGCGCTCAAGGACTGGAAGTACGATCCGCACCGGGCCGCGTTTCTTTTGGACGAGATCGAACGATTGGCGATGCTGACGCGGCTGCTTTGCGCCGGGTCGGGCAAGCGTGTGCGGCGCTTTGCGGAGCTTATCAAAGTCATGCGGTCCGGTGTGCCGATCGACGCGTCGCATCCGGTTCTGCAGATGTCGCGCGATGAAGTTCGCGGCGTCGCCTTCCATCTCAAGGATTTTCACAAACGCAATCCGAAGGTGTGCAAGCTGCTTTTGATGCGGCTTGGCGATGAGCTGGCAGGCGAGATGGATGTGGTCGATCCTGATCTCTACACCATCGAGCACGTGCTGCCGCAGCGCCCGGCGGCGTCTAGTCCGTGGCGCCAGAAGTTCGCGAGTTCGGAAGAGCGCGCGCAACTCGTGGAAAGCCTCGGCAACCTTGTGCTGATCACGCAACAGGAGAACGACCGGGCGCGCAACGCATCGTGGGAGGACAAGAAGCAGATTTACGCCAAGGCTTCGAGCCGGGTGCCGCTTCTTGCGATCACGCGCGACGTTCTCGGTGAAACGGAGTGGTGCAAGGAGCAGATCGAGGCGCGCGAGCTTCGACTGATTGAATTGATCGACAAGCTCTGGCGGATCGATCTTCTTGGGCAACGGCCGGGCGTTCGACCGCCGCCGCTCAAGCCTGTCGATGTCGAAGAGCCGACGGAGCCGCTACGGCATCTCGCGTGA
- a CDS encoding lysine--tRNA ligase codes for MTALVFTPEQSTASADSKAWPFEEARRLLKRLERIPGGDTKTVLFETGYGPSGLPHIGTFGEVARTTMVRHAFETLTEGKRKTRLLCFSDDMDGMRKIPENVPDRKALEPYLQMPLTTVPNPFGGDYASFGDHNNAMLRRFLDTFGFEYEFASATEYYKAGRFDDMLLRAVERYDAIMKVMLPTLGPERQATYSPFLPISPTSGRILYVPMKEVNAKDGTITFADEDGRDVTLPVTGGRVKLQWKPDFGMRWVALGVDFEMFGKDHQTNAPIYDKICEILGGVPPQHYVYELFLDDKGEKISKSRGNGLTIDEWLTYASPESLALFMYQKPRSAKRLYFDVIPRAVDEYLQFLSSFPKQDSKQQIDNPVWHIHAGSPPKPEIPVTFGLLLNLVSVSHAHTKDVLWGFLRRYAPGAEPENAPILDKLAGYAIRYYEDFVKPTKKFRAPDDVEIEALKSLDAALAALPSDADGDTIQNALLDVGRSLPRYQDTTKTSPSGGPGVKLDWFQAIYEILLGQERGPRLGTFVALYGIPETRALIAKALGGELAAA; via the coding sequence ATGACCGCACTCGTCTTCACGCCCGAGCAGTCCACCGCCAGCGCCGACTCCAAGGCTTGGCCCTTCGAAGAAGCGCGCCGGCTGCTCAAGCGCCTGGAGAGGATTCCCGGCGGCGACACCAAGACGGTCCTGTTCGAGACAGGCTACGGACCTTCGGGTCTGCCGCACATCGGCACGTTTGGCGAGGTTGCGCGCACGACGATGGTGCGCCATGCCTTCGAGACGCTGACCGAAGGCAAGCGCAAGACCCGCCTTCTCTGCTTCTCCGACGATATGGACGGCATGCGCAAGATTCCGGAAAACGTTCCGGACCGGAAAGCGCTCGAACCGTATCTGCAGATGCCGCTGACGACGGTCCCCAATCCCTTCGGCGGCGACTACGCAAGCTTCGGCGATCACAACAACGCCATGCTTCGCCGCTTCCTCGATACCTTCGGCTTCGAATACGAATTCGCGAGCGCAACCGAATACTACAAGGCCGGACGCTTCGACGACATGCTGCTGCGCGCCGTCGAACGCTACGACGCCATCATGAAGGTCATGCTGCCGACGCTTGGCCCGGAACGGCAGGCAACGTACAGCCCCTTCCTGCCGATCTCGCCGACGAGCGGTCGCATCCTTTATGTGCCTATGAAGGAAGTGAACGCCAAGGACGGCACCATCACCTTCGCCGACGAAGACGGCCGGGATGTCACGCTGCCCGTCACCGGCGGCCGCGTAAAGCTGCAATGGAAGCCCGACTTCGGCATGCGGTGGGTCGCGCTCGGCGTCGACTTCGAAATGTTCGGCAAGGACCATCAGACCAATGCGCCGATCTACGATAAAATCTGCGAGATCCTGGGCGGCGTGCCTCCTCAGCATTACGTCTACGAGCTGTTCCTCGACGACAAGGGCGAGAAGATTTCGAAGTCGCGCGGCAACGGCCTGACGATCGACGAATGGCTGACATACGCCTCGCCGGAAAGCCTCGCGCTGTTCATGTATCAGAAGCCACGCAGCGCCAAGCGTCTCTACTTCGACGTCATCCCGCGCGCAGTCGACGAATACCTGCAGTTCCTGTCGTCGTTCCCGAAGCAGGATTCAAAGCAGCAGATCGACAATCCGGTCTGGCACATTCACGCCGGCAGCCCGCCGAAGCCGGAAATTCCGGTGACGTTCGGCTTGCTGCTCAATCTGGTGTCGGTATCGCACGCCCACACCAAGGACGTGCTGTGGGGCTTCCTGCGCCGCTACGCGCCGGGCGCCGAGCCCGAGAACGCACCGATCCTCGACAAGCTCGCCGGCTACGCGATCCGCTACTACGAAGACTTCGTCAAGCCGACGAAGAAGTTCCGCGCGCCCGACGATGTTGAGATCGAAGCCCTGAAGAGCCTCGACGCGGCACTCGCAGCTTTGCCGTCAGACGCCGACGGCGACACCATCCAGAATGCGCTGCTCGACGTCGGCCGCTCCCTTCCGCGCTATCAGGACACGACCAAGACCAGCCCCAGCGGCGGCCCCGGTGTAAAACTCGATTGGTTCCAGGCGATCTATGAGATCTTGCTGGGCCAGGAACGCGGCCCGCGTCTCGGCACCTTTGTCGCGCTGTACGGCATTCCCGAAACCCGCGCGTTAATTGCGAAAGCGCTCGGCGGCGAGCTTGCCGCTGCGTAA
- a CDS encoding alpha/beta family hydrolase, which translates to MTRVQKSPGATVKKPASSALPAFRIDRGSAAADTRLILAHGAGAGISSPFLDTMAALLDERGLALTLFEFGYMAGRRDGGPKRPPPRAEVLVDEYRACIDAIHAAYPRATLVIGGKSLGGRVASLVADELFAKKAITGLVCLGYPFHPPGKPDQLRTEHLKNLRCPALIVQGERDPFGSRAEVEKYPLSNKIALVWMDDGDHDFGPRGASGFTRKGNLAAAADAVAAFVTEISKAR; encoded by the coding sequence ATGACCCGCGTTCAAAAATCACCCGGCGCAACAGTAAAAAAGCCTGCGTCGTCGGCTCTGCCGGCATTCCGCATCGACCGCGGAAGCGCTGCAGCCGACACGCGACTGATCTTAGCGCATGGCGCAGGCGCGGGGATAAGTTCGCCGTTCCTCGACACAATGGCTGCTCTCTTGGACGAACGCGGCCTGGCGCTCACGCTCTTCGAGTTTGGCTACATGGCCGGACGTCGCGATGGGGGCCCGAAGCGCCCGCCGCCGCGCGCAGAAGTCCTCGTCGATGAATACCGCGCGTGCATCGATGCCATCCACGCCGCGTATCCACGCGCCACACTCGTGATCGGCGGCAAATCGCTCGGCGGCCGGGTCGCGAGCCTCGTCGCCGACGAGCTCTTTGCGAAAAAGGCGATCACTGGCCTCGTCTGTCTCGGCTATCCGTTCCATCCGCCCGGCAAACCCGATCAGCTACGGACCGAGCACCTCAAAAATCTTCGTTGCCCGGCCCTGATCGTTCAGGGCGAACGCGACCCATTCGGCAGCCGCGCCGAAGTGGAAAAATATCCGCTTTCGAACAAAATTGCACTCGTCTGGATGGACGACGGCGACCACGATTTCGGGCCGCGTGGCGCGTCGGGCTTCACGCGCAAAGGCAATCTCGCAGCCGCCGCCGACGCCGTTGCGGCATTTGTCACGGAGATTTCGAAGGCGCGTTGA
- the mepA gene encoding penicillin-insensitive murein endopeptidase gives MRAAKVLALAVVCALAAIGSSLVQASDTPSLFGFIQPSQAESAQNAASGQSDDASDVPSAPDPGHADGAQGSTLPAFVARPHALTQSDSEPSEPPGDDAEAPSSDTAAPAAASTTTGSVSDKPEAASAATTPAKSSKKPPVSINVKIKVEPIPGLTAPKKPTWPTFVGAKQLFGEAKKPAPMEARSIGSYSRGCLAGGVPLPIDGPAWQEMRLSRNRNWGNPVLIALIERFAKDAQKLDGWPGLLVGDIAQPRGGPMVTGHASHQIGLDADFWLTPMPKKRLTRKERETLDATSMLDDTGLKVDPKVFTSKQVALIKRAASYPEVERIFVHPAIKKALCERAGTDRAWLGKVRPWYGHYYHFHMRIKCPPGSAGCTPQVPPTGDDGCGKEVTQWLAKVIPAKGPPAPRPPGPPRAPSPPIMLSDLPKECQAVLASGPDPIKIPTAALMTRVQVKKALAKAAAVNMALYKASTAGGAKGSPAELAKSPALRPHMHKSATADPK, from the coding sequence ATGAGAGCCGCAAAGGTCTTGGCGCTCGCGGTCGTCTGCGCATTGGCGGCGATCGGTAGTTCGCTGGTTCAGGCATCCGACACGCCGAGTTTGTTTGGTTTCATCCAGCCGTCGCAGGCGGAATCCGCGCAGAATGCTGCGTCCGGACAGAGCGATGACGCAAGCGATGTTCCGTCAGCGCCCGATCCTGGGCATGCAGACGGAGCGCAAGGTTCGACGCTTCCTGCTTTCGTGGCGCGGCCGCACGCGTTGACGCAGTCTGATTCCGAGCCAAGCGAACCGCCGGGTGACGATGCCGAGGCGCCGTCGTCGGATACCGCGGCTCCTGCTGCCGCCAGCACGACGACCGGCTCCGTTTCCGACAAGCCCGAGGCTGCAAGCGCCGCAACGACACCCGCGAAATCGTCGAAGAAGCCGCCGGTTTCGATCAACGTCAAAATCAAAGTTGAGCCGATTCCAGGACTGACGGCACCGAAGAAGCCGACTTGGCCGACATTTGTCGGTGCGAAACAACTGTTCGGGGAAGCCAAGAAGCCTGCGCCGATGGAGGCGCGTTCGATCGGCAGTTATTCGCGTGGATGTCTGGCGGGCGGTGTGCCGTTGCCGATCGACGGTCCGGCGTGGCAGGAAATGCGGCTCTCGCGCAATCGCAACTGGGGCAACCCGGTCTTGATCGCGCTGATCGAACGGTTCGCCAAGGATGCCCAGAAGCTCGACGGTTGGCCGGGCCTGCTGGTCGGCGATATCGCGCAGCCGCGCGGCGGTCCGATGGTGACGGGACATGCCAGCCATCAGATCGGTCTTGATGCCGACTTCTGGCTGACGCCGATGCCCAAGAAACGGCTTACGCGGAAAGAGCGCGAGACGCTGGATGCCACGTCGATGCTGGATGACACCGGATTGAAAGTCGATCCGAAGGTGTTCACGTCGAAGCAGGTGGCGCTCATCAAGCGCGCAGCGTCATATCCGGAGGTTGAGCGGATTTTCGTACATCCGGCGATCAAGAAGGCGCTGTGCGAGCGGGCGGGAACAGATCGTGCGTGGCTCGGCAAAGTGCGGCCGTGGTACGGCCATTACTATCACTTCCATATGCGCATCAAATGTCCGCCGGGCTCTGCAGGATGTACGCCGCAAGTGCCACCCACCGGCGACGATGGATGCGGCAAGGAAGTGACGCAGTGGCTGGCGAAGGTTATTCCGGCAAAGGGGCCGCCAGCGCCGCGTCCGCCTGGGCCGCCAAGGGCGCCGAGCCCGCCGATCATGCTTTCGGATTTGCCGAAGGAGTGTCAGGCGGTACTGGCTTCCGGGCCTGATCCGATCAAAATTCCGACCGCTGCCCTGATGACGAGGGTGCAGGTGAAGAAAGCGCTGGCAAAGGCTGCTGCCGTGAATATGGCTCTCTACAAGGCGTCGACTGCCGGAGGTGCCAAGGGGTCACCCGCGGAACTCGCGAAGAGCCCGGCGCTGCGTCCGCATATGCATAAATCTGCGACAGCCGATCCGAAGTAG